A single Bacillota bacterium DNA region contains:
- a CDS encoding FIST C-terminal domain-containing protein: MFGQARMHPGPQVDWEQFLAGFHGARGIMLMVAEETAFEFGQVAPLLRELDTDVFGGIFPGVIFGDRWYRSGAVACAFTDPVRVARLTSLTEPRLERAENTTLLVLLDGMAAGISDFLHGLFTSCSPGVTFIGGGAGRLTLRQEPCLFTRDGFFAGGAILAATDTTLAVGVEHGWQAFQGPYVATAADGTRLKELNWRPAFEVYRQAVERHSGETLHEGNFFNIAKRFPLGMARLDGTVVVRDPIRTEPDGSLVLVGEVPQNSVLMLMRGDPDHLVRAAGTAARQAVSAHARRTGAPPRAALVIDCISRVLYLEEAMEREVRAIREALPPGTPVFGFLSLGEVASRGDRYVEFYNKTTVVGVA, encoded by the coding sequence GTGTTCGGTCAAGCCCGCATGCACCCGGGTCCCCAGGTGGACTGGGAGCAGTTCCTGGCAGGATTCCATGGCGCCCGGGGCATCATGCTCATGGTCGCGGAGGAGACGGCGTTCGAGTTCGGGCAGGTGGCGCCGCTGCTCCGGGAGCTCGATACGGACGTGTTCGGAGGCATCTTCCCGGGAGTCATCTTCGGCGACCGCTGGTACAGGAGCGGGGCGGTCGCCTGCGCGTTCACGGATCCTGTCCGCGTCGCCCGGCTCACCAGCCTGACCGAACCGCGGCTAGAGCGAGCGGAGAACACCACCCTCCTCGTCCTCCTCGACGGCATGGCAGCCGGGATATCGGACTTCCTGCACGGCCTCTTCACTTCCTGCAGCCCGGGGGTCACGTTCATAGGAGGCGGCGCAGGCAGGCTCACCCTGCGCCAGGAGCCGTGCCTGTTCACCCGGGACGGCTTCTTCGCCGGAGGGGCTATACTGGCCGCCACGGATACGACTCTGGCCGTCGGGGTGGAACACGGCTGGCAGGCGTTCCAGGGGCCCTACGTCGCAACCGCAGCGGATGGCACCCGGTTGAAGGAGCTCAACTGGAGACCCGCTTTCGAGGTGTACAGGCAGGCGGTCGAGCGCCACTCGGGAGAAACCCTCCACGAGGGCAACTTCTTCAACATCGCCAAGCGCTTCCCCCTGGGGATGGCCAGGCTGGACGGGACCGTGGTGGTGAGGGACCCCATCAGGACGGAGCCGGACGGCTCGCTGGTCCTGGTCGGCGAAGTCCCCCAGAACTCAGTCCTAATGCTCATGCGAGGAGATCCCGATCATCTGGTCAGGGCGGCAGGAACCGCTGCCAGGCAGGCAGTTTCCGCACACGCCCGGCGCACGGGCGCACCGCCCCGGGCAGCCCTGGTGATCGACTGCATCTCGCGCGTGCTGTACCTGGAAGAGGCTATGGAGCGCGAGGTCCGGGCCATAAGGGAAGCCCTTCCCCCGGGCACTCCCGTCTTCGGGTTCCTGAGCCTGGGAGAGGTGGCCTCCCGGGGGGACCGCTACGTGGAGTTTTACAACAAGACCACGGTCGTGGGGGTGGCATGA